TGGTGGTAGCCTTTACTGGGAAGAgacaaaagggaggaaaatgaatCAAGTTGGTCTATATAGCTCCcctcttcttaatttttcctcatCCTTTAAAAGTAACAAACCATTCTCTCTCTGATCTTTATTCCCAGGCAAGAAACCCTCTTCCTCTATTCCTGGTTGAATGCAGAGATACAGGGCAGTGGGCATCTATTATCCTTCTGCAGAGCCAAACAGTCCTAAGTCCTGCTCAGGGGTCCCTCTAGGCTCCCTAACCTCTCCCCAGGCTGGGAACAAAGGAAACATTAGCACAACTTCATCTGCCGATGGAGGACATTTCTGGTGGCAGCCATGTGCTCAGCACTATTCATTCAtcaggagaagaaactgagttaATTCTTGAAGTTTTCAATTGACAGGTTGGCACTATCTAGGGACGGAGCAGGGCCTCTGTGTTTCTGTAGGTACAGAGGTTGATTTTTTGGGACTTTTTCTCTGGATGGGTCATCCATATATCTGTCCTTATCCAGATATCTGTTCTGACCCGGGGCAGAATAACATGCTCTGGGAGCAAAGAGCAAGAGATCCTTGGATGGATTTTAGGTCAGTAGTCTTGGGTTCTAATCTGGATCCTTCTCTGAGCAAGCTGTtggacctctctgggtctcagtcttcCTCTCTGAGGGCGGAGAGAATGGAAAAACCACTtgggggcttggagtcagaaacccTGGGGTTTAGTCTTAGCTAACTTGAGTATATGGCCTTGGAAAGTcatgaagcctcagtttcctcatctttaaagtggggataatgacacCTGCAGTACTTAACCTCAGCtagttattgtgaggctcacatGAAATAATACACATGAAGCACTTTCAGAACTTTAAAATACTTAGATGGACATGAGCTCATTAATTTAAAACTTTGGCTTCTGTGATGCTGATTCTAACCCATCCTGAGCCACTCCTGTCCTGGTCCTCCTTAAGTTTGCCACAGGGGCTCTGCTCCacatactttctttttctctctatgtcGGAAGGTCACCCAAATATCAGGGATTTATCATTATTGGAGCTGTTGCATGACTTCTTgcattgtgtgtgcatgtgtctgggGTCCCTTCAGTTTAGTGCGGGTGGAGTCGGGAGGGGGATCAGGAGGTCCGGTGATACTGAGGAAGGTCGCACTACTGATgatctctaataataataatagcgcaCATGCATTTACATGCATCAAAGGTTCATAGATGTGTAAGTAGAAGGGGTCTTAGATGCCCccagaggaaagtgaagcccagagagggtgaGTGACTTCTCTTTTGATCTCTGTTAATCCTCAGTGCCCAAGATGCCCGGAGTCACCCAGCCCCGAACACTCTCGTCTATTGCCTTGGTTTCCTGGGGGCAGGGTTACCCATTGGAATTCTGACGCTGCCCGGAGGCTGCCCCACATCCCGACCCTATGGGAGCCTCGGTGGTGCCCGGGACAGCTTCCGCCTCTCCTCCATCGGTGCGCACGCCCCCCGAGGAGGTAGGGACAGCCGGGCAATCAGCCCTCCCGGTACCCAGCAGAGGTGACCAGGTCCTGACCTGGCAGGAAGACAGGCACCGAGGGGCTGAAGAACAGCGCCGAGTTGCGAGTTACCACACAGTAGTAGTGGCCCTGGTCCTCGTCTCTGAAGTTATTCAGAGTCAGGCGGTACGTGGACGACGAGATCCTTTCACCCCCAAATCGTGTGGGGTCCAGGCCTTCGGCCCGCTTCACGCTTGGGTTGTTGCCCGAGATGAAGAGCAGAAAGGTGGGGACCTGGGCTCCGGGGGCCAGGCGCAGCCACGAGCATCCTGTCTGCGAAAAGCTCAGCGTCTCGCACTGCAGCTGCACCTTCTCAGATGGCCGGACGTTCCGCTTCTCCGGGGGCCTCATCCTGAATATCAGCTGCGTCTGGGACCCAACGGACACTGGGAATGAGAAGCAAGAGACATGGGCAGAAGAGCTTGAGTCACACGGTCCTTGGCCAGGGTCTCCCCACAGGTGCACCCTACCTCTCCAGGCTGTGTCCTCAGGGCTCCGCAAGCCAGGAATCCTTCCCTACCCTCCACCTCCGGGCATTGGCCGGGATGCTCTGGGATGGATCCCGGCCGGGGTCACAGATTTTGGGCTCATTGTGGTTACTCACGGAGCAGCAGGGCCAGCGGCAGGAGCAGGGATCCTACAGCGAAGGAGGAGCCCATCCTAGCTTCCTTGCTACTTCCCGCCCGGCCAGAGGGCCAGAAAGCTGGGCAAGTCCAGGTAAGAGGAGGGGGGCCCCGCTGGGTGAAGGGTGGGGAAACTTTTCTGTCTCGCTCTGTGGAGATCAGAGGATGTGATGTCACTTGATACcccacagaagaagaaaaaaaaatcactctccCTGAGGCTGGCCACCTCCCACCTGCAAGTGGCGGAGATCTAAGGGAGGTAAGGGGAAATCGGAGGAGAGAAGGCTGCTGATGGGGCTGAGCTGTGGGAATCCTTCCCAATCATCCACTGGGTCCAGCCTGGAGCCTAGGACATCCTTCATGGCCAGCAGAAGAAAGGGGcaaatgggtgggtgggtggcttGTGATGTATATGTGGAAAGGGCTTGGAAATGCCTAGCCTTAATTTGTCAGTGGACTTgacagagaaaaaaggagagaggagatgatTCAATTGGATTCAACCAACGTTTATTGAGAGTTAACTCTATGCAAAGCATGGCATCCTGGAGGGTAGGCTGGGCTGAGCCAGGAGCAGAGGCACAGTCCCATCTGCACGGACCTTCCTTACAAAATCTtctagaggaagaagggagaggatgtgAAAAAGAGAGTAAAGTATATAATGGTACTGTTGGACTAGTAACATTGTATTGGAGCAGTgcttcttaacttggagtccatGGGGAGATTTCAGGATGTCAGGaccttgggtgggtggggggaagtaacttttccattttcactaacctctaactgaaacttAGAATCTCTTTCAGTTATGAAAGTAGGCAACAAACATAGTTATGAGAAGGGTTCCATGGACTTCACGAGGCTGCCAAGAggcccatgacacacaaaaatgttCAGAACCCCTATTCTAGAAGATCATCAATTTAGAGATGCAAGAGGAGCCTCAAAGGCCTAGtcctcccctcattttaaagaggaggaacaGAGGcccaggagttaagtgacttgctccatcacagagctagtaagggtcagatcctctgactcccaatctagtCTTTCCATTGCATCACATTGCCTCAGTTAGATGAAATCCCACTAATATTtcttaagtccctactatgtgcaatgaaTCAGAGTTTCAGCCTTCACTCCTAGTTTAGGATTTAGATCTTTATGTCTTCTATAAAAAGTATAGGGATGGAATGACTGGTACTTACTATGACTCTTCtcttttgagggggggaaggcagggcaattggggttaagtgacttgtccaaggtcacacagctagtaagtgtgttaagtgactaaggctggatttgaactcaggttctcctgactctagggctggtgctctactcactgtgccacctagctgccccaactatgACTCTTCTCAAGGACATGGTAAGAGACTGAGTGACTGAGAGAGTTATATATTAACCCATtaccatgtgccaaacactgtctTCATcctttagaaatataaatagaaaaagtaaaacagtccctaTTCTGAAGGAGCTCCTTttaagggggagacaacacatttaGAAGGTTTCATTTGCAAGTTAAGTGGAAAGACCATACAGCCCTTTGGGTGATGATGTATCTCTACCAATGTCATTTCCATGGATAAGACCATATGcatttctgatgttgagccatttgacattgccaaggactttggtgctGAGAActttttttctgggtcttcagtagctgtggctttAGATGAAATACCTGTCTTGGAGAACAGGGTTCAGAAGTCAGTCGacttctgtgtgtgtttgtagatCCGTAAAGCCTGGGGATGTTTTCTGTTGGGTCTAGGAGAACCTCTTTCAGGCAGGAATGGGATTGGAAGAGGCACACTTTTGCCAGAGCTCTTAGTTAGAATCATGGGATCATCAAATTTAATATTAGAATGGGCTTTTCTCCAAAAGGAGTCTTTTGCTCCAGTGGGGGCGATCTTGTTCTCCTTACCTTGAGCACAACATACACTTTCCTGCTTCTGGGTCTCTGCTCATTTGGGCCATCTCTTCTGTCCCCCCTCTTATCCAAATTCTTCTCCTTTGAGGCCTAGCCAAAATACCACCTCTTAGAGGAAACCTTCCTCAACTTCTTCAGCCCACTTCggttctatctctctcttctatGAACTGGGATGAGTAATGAATGGTAATTAGTGGTAATTGATGCCAATACCACTGACTGGTACAgtccaggaatgggggatagaGATGAAAGATGGCAGGCTATGCATGGAGAAATGGTTTATAGATCTGTGCAAAGAGAAAAAACACTAAGTCTGGGAAGGTAGGctagagccagactgtgaaggccTTATAATGTCACagagaggagtttatattgtATACTGGAGACAAGAGGGAACCATTGAAGTTCCTTTTTTTATGGtgctatattatttattttttaaaataaatttttattttttctccccagttacatgtaaaaacaattgtaaacatttgttctttttttttaagttttgagttccaaattctatccctccctccctctccttctgcttCCCTGAGACAGTGAATAATCTGTTGCAGGTTATACAtctgcaatcatgtaaaacatttccatattaatcgttttgtgcaagaagactcaagaaagaaggaaacgaaaaaaagaaggaaggaagtgaaaaataggATGCTTTAGACTGTATTCAGATAacattaattctttctttggagatggacagcatttttcattatgagtcctttgggattgtcatggatattgctgagaatagctaagccattcacagatCTTcctataatgttgctgttactgtgtacaatgtttcctgggttctgctcacttcactttgtatcagttcatgtaagtctttgtcATTAGAGTTTCTTGAGCAGGAAAGTCATGCCTATGCTTTAGGTATATATCAGTTTACCtgcagagagaaggagaattgGAGAGAGGAGACCCTTGAAGCAAAAGAGCTCGGTTAGGAGGTTATTGCTGTAGTCCAAGAGAGAGGGTGTGGGTGAGAAATGTGGAGGTTGAATAAGATTTGTCAGCCATTGTCTATGGAGGGTGAGTTTGAGAAAAGTCAGATGACTTTAATATATATCATGTACAGGTCTTAACTTCCTCCTACTGTATTGTAAGCCCCTTTAGGTTAAGAACTCTGTCTTATCTATTTTTGTATCTCTCCCAGTGCCTAGCTTGGAGCACTGGAAGTgttaagtacttagtaaatgtctaTTTATTGAATTCACAAATGAATAAGTGAAAACCGTGATGATTGGAAAACCATCTAAGTCAGCAGTTTTTGCATAGATACTAACCAATGGTAAAGTCATTGGATTTCCTATTCTTCTGGTAGTGagtttataggatttagagctggaaaggaccataattatcatcaaatccaatcctcttattttacagatatggaaattgaggctcagagggatGAAGTACCCAAGGACCTGAAGGTGGTATTTAGTAGAACCAGgtttagaacccaggtcctctgactcaaaatccaggaTTTTTTTCACTCTGCCTGGCTGCcttcaaagaaataataatacctcacatttacatagtgcatTAAATTTTACAGAGCACTGTACatacattatctcgtttgatcctctgggaggtaggtgttatgattacctccattttaaagatgaggaaactgaggcagaaagaggttaagtgactcgcccagggcaACGCAACTACTAAGCCTCTGAAGCAGGATTGGAGTTCAGTCTTCTTGGCTCTCTATCAGCAgtcctctctctctggctcttaTAGGGTTCTAAGGAACCAAACAGCAACAGGGTCCTTAGTTGTTTGGCGGCCCACAAACGAATTGGATCAGTCTCTTCTCTAGGCGACATGGCTATATCAAACCTGCTAATGAAATCCATAAGCTAGATGGAGTTGAGCAACTGGGATTCAGtg
This region of Trichosurus vulpecula isolate mTriVul1 chromosome 3, mTriVul1.pri, whole genome shotgun sequence genomic DNA includes:
- the CD8A gene encoding T-cell surface glycoprotein CD8 alpha chain; this encodes MGLCLCSWLSPAYPPGCHALGYQVTSHPLISTERDRKVSPPFTQRGPPPLTWTCPAFWPSGRAGSSKEARMGSSFAVGSLLLPLALLLLSVGSQTQLIFRMRPPEKRNVRPSEKVQLQCETLSFSQTGCSWLRLAPGAQVPTFLLFISGNNPSVKRAEGLDPTRFGGERISSSTYRLTLNNFRDEDQGHYYCVVTRNSALFFSPSVPVFLPVKATTTPAPKPKTTTLLATTSSSIQISDSEKCKSILRKQEKKGLDFSCDLYIWMPLTGVCVVLLLALITTITICQRSRKRVCRCPRPLVRPGGKSAPSERYV